From one Paracoccus alcaliphilus genomic stretch:
- a CDS encoding type IV toxin-antitoxin system AbiEi family antitoxin domain-containing protein, whose translation MNFTDGVEKAINDNDLPVITFYEFFVLGYHLFHKKALNGESLKRLPHDWDQTRAKNALRRLEARKALVMDSDFRSGVWRVTQSTRAGSAEEVACIADPFAYVSHLSAMQRYGLTDRSPQALHLTTPKRPLWNALRDERLREDLPDLGQIEAPVLNRPGFKDTIRRRPIVVHVSSHPWTPAPVSGEETRITSIGQTFADMLAEPQLCGGMRHVLDVWENEADQWVPEIIAAIDLLDSKIAKVRAGYILSEVMDIDDPALHNWEQFAQRGGSRKLDPDADYAPEFSERWMISINV comes from the coding sequence ATGAATTTTACAGACGGCGTAGAAAAGGCTATAAATGACAATGACTTGCCAGTCATAACCTTCTACGAATTCTTCGTTCTGGGCTACCATCTGTTTCACAAAAAGGCACTGAACGGCGAGTCGTTGAAGCGCCTCCCGCACGACTGGGATCAGACACGCGCCAAAAATGCGCTACGACGCCTTGAGGCACGGAAGGCGCTTGTCATGGACTCCGACTTCCGCTCGGGCGTGTGGCGTGTGACGCAATCAACGAGAGCTGGATCGGCGGAAGAGGTCGCCTGCATCGCTGATCCTTTCGCCTACGTCTCGCATCTATCTGCCATGCAGCGCTATGGGCTTACTGATCGCAGCCCGCAGGCGCTACACCTGACAACCCCTAAAAGGCCCCTGTGGAATGCGCTCCGGGATGAACGTCTTCGTGAAGACCTGCCCGATCTAGGCCAAATTGAAGCTCCTGTTCTGAACAGGCCTGGCTTCAAGGACACGATCCGTCGCCGCCCGATCGTGGTGCATGTATCAAGCCACCCCTGGACACCGGCCCCCGTGAGTGGTGAGGAAACGCGGATCACTTCAATTGGGCAAACCTTTGCTGACATGCTTGCTGAACCACAGCTTTGTGGGGGCATGCGCCATGTTCTCGATGTCTGGGAAAATGAGGCGGATCAGTGGGTGCCCGAGATTATTGCCGCGATTGATCTCCTCGACAGTAAGATCGCGAAAGTCCGCGCAGGCTATATTCTGTCTGAAGTCATGGACATAGATGATCCGGCGCTGCACAACTGGGAGCAGTTTGCTCAACGGGGCGGATCACGCAAACTCGATCCTGACGCCGACTATGCCCCTGAATTCTCAGAACGCTGGATGATTTCAATAAATGTCTGA
- a CDS encoding nucleotidyl transferase AbiEii/AbiGii toxin family protein, giving the protein MSDTDTHAEDSKFDIVDVDVRAWVETARANPTLYRDRQVTEIVLGAIGLAPSLSKTLVLKGGAVMALAFKSNRVTGDVDFTSMAEPADLTEKITTELNEMLPRTAIKLGYPDLLCRVQSVKKMPRPENFEDNDFPALKVKVGSAKRGTPEASRLADGKASRVLVVEISFRDQVYAFQELNLHGAGVAVRAFTIHELIAEKLRALLQQPVRNRNRRQDVYDIAFLGRVNT; this is encoded by the coding sequence ATGTCTGACACCGACACGCACGCGGAAGATAGCAAATTCGACATCGTCGATGTCGATGTTCGTGCATGGGTCGAAACCGCGCGCGCAAACCCAACACTCTATCGAGATCGTCAGGTCACAGAAATTGTCTTGGGCGCAATCGGCTTGGCCCCTTCACTATCGAAAACGCTCGTTTTGAAAGGCGGGGCGGTCATGGCCCTGGCGTTCAAAAGCAACCGGGTCACCGGGGATGTGGACTTCACTTCAATGGCAGAACCCGCCGACCTGACAGAGAAGATCACCACCGAACTGAATGAGATGCTGCCCCGTACCGCGATCAAGCTCGGTTACCCTGATCTTCTTTGTCGGGTCCAATCAGTGAAGAAGATGCCTCGTCCAGAAAATTTTGAGGACAACGACTTCCCCGCGCTTAAGGTCAAAGTAGGGTCGGCCAAGCGCGGAACACCGGAAGCTTCTCGGCTTGCGGATGGCAAGGCCAGCCGTGTCCTCGTCGTCGAGATCAGCTTCCGCGATCAGGTCTACGCCTTCCAAGAGTTGAACCTGCACGGTGCCGGTGTAGCGGTGCGCGCGTTCACCATCCACGAACTCATAGCTGAGAAACTTCGGGCGCTGCTTCAGCAACCCGTGCGCAATCGCAACCGGCGACAGGACGTCTACGATATCGCCTTCCTAGGGCGTGTTAACACTTGA
- a CDS encoding IS5 family transposase (programmed frameshift), with protein MNEISEAQYDLIRPYLPVQRGNVRISNLTMINAVLYIAENGCKWRALPPRFGNWHTIYTRLRRWAEAGVLDRLFAALQEHRLIRIRVECLGLDSTSVKVHPDGTGAPKKKGPQAIGKSRGGWNTKVHLVAADARTALTFSLSGGQAHDAPEGRALLRNWKRPHAGLPMLMDRAYEGDETRQLVLDLGFEPVVPPKTNRKEPWDYDRDLYKRRNEVERLFRRLKGFRRIFSRFEKLDIMFRAFLNFALIVDMIKC; from the exons ATGAATGAGATAAGCGAAGCACAATACGATTTGATCCGCCCATATCTGCCAGTCCAGCGCGGCAATGTGCGGATCTCCAACCTGACGATGATCAATGCGGTGCTCTATATCGCCGAAAACGGCTGCAAATGGCGGGCGCTGCCGCCGCGGTTCGGAAACTGGCACACGATCTACACCCGCCTGCGCCGTTGGGCCGAGGCTGGCGTGCTTGACCGGCTCTTCGCGGCCTTGCAGGAACATCGGCTGATCCGGATCCGGGTCGAATGTCTCGGCCTCGACAGCACCTCGGTCAAGGTTCACCCGGATGGGACCGGGGCGCCGAAAAAAA AGGGGCCGCAAGCCATCGGGAAATCCCGCGGGGGATGGAACACAAAGGTTCATCTGGTTGCCGCGGATGCCCGAACAGCCCTGACATTCAGCCTGTCCGGTGGCCAGGCCCATGATGCGCCAGAGGGGCGGGCCTTGTTGCGGAACTGGAAAAGGCCGCATGCGGGCCTGCCGATGCTGATGGACCGTGCCTATGAAGGCGATGAGACCCGCCAGCTTGTTCTGGACCTGGGGTTCGAGCCGGTCGTGCCACCAAAGACAAACCGCAAGGAACCGTGGGACTACGACCGCGACCTCTACAAGCGACGCAACGAGGTGGAGCGGCTGTTCCGCAGGCTGAAGGGCTTTCGGCGCATCTTTTCACGCTTCGAGAAGCTCGACATCATGTTCCGAGCCTTCCTGAACTTCGCCCTCATCGTCGACATGATCAAGTGTTAA